A section of the Larus michahellis chromosome 1, bLarMic1.1, whole genome shotgun sequence genome encodes:
- the SETDB2 gene encoding histone-lysine N-methyltransferase SETDB2 isoform X1 has product MQPPQKMEEKKMLCDCFEVENLTSSREEKTEGDLKMFWTQLGGRRVDVIFEQVQNVLLLLKQKIKNGTATNQECWQAWMLVNEANLGDLLSLTNGSDVFDRDGVRETKPKLQCLTDDNTADSVEGSHRKKEEMEKTGSGSKEASGKIQDLPLNLQYKKHKCSSACLANRSAGSFKGENPLKIPILFHFQRRHAKADCLSKSLDVNYKAPCGRSLRSFQDVQNYLFETECNFLFVDHFSFNTYVLLGRNTVNPEPLVFDFDISNGAESVPVSFCNDLDRARLPYFKYRRASWPRAYYLNNFSSMFVDSCDCTDGCIDRSKCACLQLTARGCSKISLSPRSKTCHGYSYKRLEGPVPSGIYECSVLCRCDKMMCQNRVVQHGIQVRLQVFNTEKKGWGVRCLDDIDKGTFVCTYSGRLMSRAEVQVLGDAGQGLKEKSAVNDRGNGFFSKKRKLDTDCSDSVIELVQTDKTDILEKQQSLSQTVDNENKLTPVRAKNSSIATARRPGTRIAVFHNDQLKMEIDTLVRAASSDEDNSSQIHQSSKTKLTSGTKKGKEKSTHQQKEEHPMEIRRTEPADVDSAECKKKSLSLQGVDCGKSGVPRDTCVVGPSKNIALKADCKEENHRQSKQDAFCEEADGDRTLLKNADEENIYVLDATKEGNVGRFLNHSCCPNLFAQSVFVETHNRSFPWVAFFTNRHVKAGTELTWDYGYEAGSMPETEISCQCGVPKCRKKTL; this is encoded by the exons ATGCAGCCGCCCCagaagatggaagagaaaaaaa TGCTGTGTGACTGCTTTGAAGTGGAGAACCTTACCAGTTCCAGGGAGGAGAAGACTGAAG GTGACTTGAAGATGTTTTGGACACAGTTGGGAGGTAGAAGAGTGGATGTCATATTTGAGCAAGTGCAAAATGTGCTGCTGTTACTGAAGCAAAAGATCAAGAACGGAACTGCCACAAACCAAG AATGCTGGCAGGCTTGGATGCTGGTGAATGAAGCTAATTTAGGTGATCTCTTATCTTTGACAAATG GAAGTGATGTGTTTGATAGAGATGGTGTACGGGAAACCAAACCCAAATTGCAGTGTCTTACAGATGACAACACTGCAGACTCCGTAGAAGGTTCTCACAG aaaaaaagaggagatggAAAAAACAGGTTCAGGGAGTAAAGAAGCATCTGGTAAAATTCAAGATTTACCCTTAAACCTGCAGTATAAGAAGCACAAGTGCTCTAGTGCTTGTCTTGCCAACAGATCAGCGGGCTCCTTCAAGGGTGAAAATCCTCTTAAGATACCAATCCTGTTTCACTTTCAAAGGCGCCATGCAAAAGCGGACTGCCTTTCGAAATCACTGGATGTGAATTATAAAGCTCCTTGCGGTCGAAGTCTGAGAAGCTTTCAAGATGTgcaaaattatttgtttgaaaCGGAGTGCAACTTCTTATTTGTTGATCACTTCTCCTTCAACACATACGTACTGTTGGGCAGGAACACTGTAAATCCCGAACCCCTTGTGTTCGATTTTGATATTAGCAATGGAGCCGAGTCTGTGCCTGTTTCTTTCTGTAACGATCTTGACCGCGCAAGATTACCTTATTTCAAATATCGGAGGGCATCGTGGCCACGTGCTTATTATCTCAACAATTTCTCCAGCATGTTTGTTGATTCATGTGACTGCACAGATGGCTGCATTGATAG GTCAAAATGTGCATGCCTACAGCTAACTGCAAGAGGCTGTAGTAAAATTTCTCTGTCTCCACGTAGTAAAACATGCCATGGATACAGTTACAAAAGACTGGAGGGACCTGTTCCTAGTGG AATTTATGAGTGTAGTGTGTTGTGCAGGTGTGACAAGATGATGTGTCAGAATAGAGTTGTACAGCATGGCATTCAAGTCAGGTTGCAAGTGttcaacacagaaaagaaaggctgGGGTGTCCGCTGCCTAGACGATATCGACAAGGGGACGTTTGTTTGCACTTACTCAG gcagATTAATGAGCAGAGCTGAAGTTCAAGTATTGGGGGATGCTGGTCAAGGGCTGAAAGAGAAGAGTGCTGTGAATGACAGAGGCAatggctttttttccaaaaaaagaaaacttgacacTGATTGTTCAGACTCCGTAATTGAACTAGTACAGACTGACAAAACTGACATTCTTGAGAAGCAGCAGTCTTTGTCTCAGACTGTggataatgaaaataaattaaccCC AGTTCGTGCAAAGAATTCAAGTATTGCAACCGCGAGGAGACCTGGAACTAGAATAGCTGTTTTTCATAATGACCAGCTAAAAATG GAAATTGATACACTGGTGCGCGCTGCCAGCTCAGATGAAGATAATAGTTCTCAGATTCATCagtcaagcaaaacaaaactaaccagtggaacaaagaaaggaaaagaaa AATCCACTCATCAGCAGAAGGAGGAACATCCGATGGAAATTAGACGGACTGAGCCTGCTGACGTGGACAGTgcagaatgcaaaaaaaagagTCTGTCTCTGCAGGGTGTTGATTGTGGCAAGTCAGGTGTGCCGCGTGACACGTGTGTTGTGGGGCCATCCAAAAACATAGCCCTAAAAGCTGACTGCAAAGAGGAGAATCACAGGCAGTCAAAACAAGATGCATTTTGTGAGGAGGCTGATGGTGACAGGACGCTTCTGAAGAATGCtgatgaagaaaatatttatgtacTGGATGCcacaaaagaaggaaatgtggGTCGTTTTCTTAAC CACAGCTGCTGCCCAAATCTCTTTGCACAAAGCGTGTTTGTAGAGACTCACAACAGAAGTTTCCCATGGGTGGCATTCTTCACAAACAG GCATGTGAAAGCTGGAACTGAACTCACGTGGGATTATGGTTATGAAGCTGGAAGCATGCCAGAGACAGAGATTTCCTGTCAGTGTGGAGTTCCgaagtgcaggaaaaaaaccttatAG
- the SETDB2 gene encoding histone-lysine N-methyltransferase SETDB2 isoform X3, with product MQPPQKMEEKKMLCDCFEVENLTSSREEKTEGDLKMFWTQLGGRRVDVIFEQVQNVLLLLKQKIKNGTATNQECWQAWMLVNEANLGDLLSLTNGSDVFDRDGVRETKPKLQCLTDDNTADSVEGSHRKKEEMEKTGSGSKEASGKIQDLPLNLQYKKHKCSSACLANRSAGSFKGENPLKIPILFHFQRRHAKADCLSKSLDVNYKAPCGRSLRSFQDVQNYLFETECNFLFVDHFSFNTYVLLGRNTVNPEPLVFDFDISNGAESVPVSFCNDLDRARLPYFKYRRASWPRAYYLNNFSSMFVDSCDCTDGCIDRSKCACLQLTARGCSKISLSPRSKTCHGYSYKRLEGPVPSGIYECSVLCRCDKMMCQNRVVQHGIQVRLQVFNTEKKGWGVRCLDDIDKGTFVCTYSGRLMSRAEVQVLGDAGQGLKEKSAVNDRGNGFFSKKRKLDTDCSDSVIELVQTDKTDILEKQQSLSQTVDNENKLTPVRAKNSSIATARRPGTRIAVFHNDQLKMEIDTLVRAASSDEDNSSQIHQSSKTKLTSGTKKGKEKSTHQQKEEHPMEIRRTEPADVDSAECKKKSLSLQGVDCGKSGVPRDTCVVGPSKNIALKADCKEENHRQSKQDAFCEEADGDRTLLKNADEENIYVLDATKEGNVGRFLNHSCCPNLFAQSVFVETHNRSFPWVAFFTNRICLEVRAGCLDSDPIALLDKFFSPACM from the exons ATGCAGCCGCCCCagaagatggaagagaaaaaaa TGCTGTGTGACTGCTTTGAAGTGGAGAACCTTACCAGTTCCAGGGAGGAGAAGACTGAAG GTGACTTGAAGATGTTTTGGACACAGTTGGGAGGTAGAAGAGTGGATGTCATATTTGAGCAAGTGCAAAATGTGCTGCTGTTACTGAAGCAAAAGATCAAGAACGGAACTGCCACAAACCAAG AATGCTGGCAGGCTTGGATGCTGGTGAATGAAGCTAATTTAGGTGATCTCTTATCTTTGACAAATG GAAGTGATGTGTTTGATAGAGATGGTGTACGGGAAACCAAACCCAAATTGCAGTGTCTTACAGATGACAACACTGCAGACTCCGTAGAAGGTTCTCACAG aaaaaaagaggagatggAAAAAACAGGTTCAGGGAGTAAAGAAGCATCTGGTAAAATTCAAGATTTACCCTTAAACCTGCAGTATAAGAAGCACAAGTGCTCTAGTGCTTGTCTTGCCAACAGATCAGCGGGCTCCTTCAAGGGTGAAAATCCTCTTAAGATACCAATCCTGTTTCACTTTCAAAGGCGCCATGCAAAAGCGGACTGCCTTTCGAAATCACTGGATGTGAATTATAAAGCTCCTTGCGGTCGAAGTCTGAGAAGCTTTCAAGATGTgcaaaattatttgtttgaaaCGGAGTGCAACTTCTTATTTGTTGATCACTTCTCCTTCAACACATACGTACTGTTGGGCAGGAACACTGTAAATCCCGAACCCCTTGTGTTCGATTTTGATATTAGCAATGGAGCCGAGTCTGTGCCTGTTTCTTTCTGTAACGATCTTGACCGCGCAAGATTACCTTATTTCAAATATCGGAGGGCATCGTGGCCACGTGCTTATTATCTCAACAATTTCTCCAGCATGTTTGTTGATTCATGTGACTGCACAGATGGCTGCATTGATAG GTCAAAATGTGCATGCCTACAGCTAACTGCAAGAGGCTGTAGTAAAATTTCTCTGTCTCCACGTAGTAAAACATGCCATGGATACAGTTACAAAAGACTGGAGGGACCTGTTCCTAGTGG AATTTATGAGTGTAGTGTGTTGTGCAGGTGTGACAAGATGATGTGTCAGAATAGAGTTGTACAGCATGGCATTCAAGTCAGGTTGCAAGTGttcaacacagaaaagaaaggctgGGGTGTCCGCTGCCTAGACGATATCGACAAGGGGACGTTTGTTTGCACTTACTCAG gcagATTAATGAGCAGAGCTGAAGTTCAAGTATTGGGGGATGCTGGTCAAGGGCTGAAAGAGAAGAGTGCTGTGAATGACAGAGGCAatggctttttttccaaaaaaagaaaacttgacacTGATTGTTCAGACTCCGTAATTGAACTAGTACAGACTGACAAAACTGACATTCTTGAGAAGCAGCAGTCTTTGTCTCAGACTGTggataatgaaaataaattaaccCC AGTTCGTGCAAAGAATTCAAGTATTGCAACCGCGAGGAGACCTGGAACTAGAATAGCTGTTTTTCATAATGACCAGCTAAAAATG GAAATTGATACACTGGTGCGCGCTGCCAGCTCAGATGAAGATAATAGTTCTCAGATTCATCagtcaagcaaaacaaaactaaccagtggaacaaagaaaggaaaagaaa AATCCACTCATCAGCAGAAGGAGGAACATCCGATGGAAATTAGACGGACTGAGCCTGCTGACGTGGACAGTgcagaatgcaaaaaaaagagTCTGTCTCTGCAGGGTGTTGATTGTGGCAAGTCAGGTGTGCCGCGTGACACGTGTGTTGTGGGGCCATCCAAAAACATAGCCCTAAAAGCTGACTGCAAAGAGGAGAATCACAGGCAGTCAAAACAAGATGCATTTTGTGAGGAGGCTGATGGTGACAGGACGCTTCTGAAGAATGCtgatgaagaaaatatttatgtacTGGATGCcacaaaagaaggaaatgtggGTCGTTTTCTTAAC CACAGCTGCTGCCCAAATCTCTTTGCACAAAGCGTGTTTGTAGAGACTCACAACAGAAGTTTCCCATGGGTGGCATTCTTCACAAACAG aatttgCCTCGAAgttagagcaggttgcttagaCTCTGATCCTATTGCACTGCTTGATAAGTTCTTTTCTCCTGCGT GCATGTGA
- the SETDB2 gene encoding histone-lysine N-methyltransferase SETDB2 isoform X2: MQPPQKMEEKKMLCDCFEVENLTSSREEKTEGDLKMFWTQLGGRRVDVIFEQVQNVLLLLKQKIKNGTATNQECWQAWMLVNEANLGDLLSLTNGSDVFDRDGVRETKPKLQCLTDDNTADSVEGSHRKKEEMEKTGSGSKEASGKIQDLPLNLQYKKHKCSSACLANRSAGSFKGENPLKIPILFHFQRRHAKADCLSKSLDVNYKAPCGRSLRSFQDVQNYLFETECNFLFVDHFSFNTYVLLGRNTVNPEPLVFDFDISNGAESVPVSFCNDLDRARLPYFKYRRASWPRAYYLNNFSSMFVDSCDCTDGCIDRSKCACLQLTARGCSKISLSPRSKTCHGYSYKRLEGPVPSGCDKMMCQNRVVQHGIQVRLQVFNTEKKGWGVRCLDDIDKGTFVCTYSGRLMSRAEVQVLGDAGQGLKEKSAVNDRGNGFFSKKRKLDTDCSDSVIELVQTDKTDILEKQQSLSQTVDNENKLTPVRAKNSSIATARRPGTRIAVFHNDQLKMEIDTLVRAASSDEDNSSQIHQSSKTKLTSGTKKGKEKSTHQQKEEHPMEIRRTEPADVDSAECKKKSLSLQGVDCGKSGVPRDTCVVGPSKNIALKADCKEENHRQSKQDAFCEEADGDRTLLKNADEENIYVLDATKEGNVGRFLNHSCCPNLFAQSVFVETHNRSFPWVAFFTNRHVKAGTELTWDYGYEAGSMPETEISCQCGVPKCRKKTL; the protein is encoded by the exons ATGCAGCCGCCCCagaagatggaagagaaaaaaa TGCTGTGTGACTGCTTTGAAGTGGAGAACCTTACCAGTTCCAGGGAGGAGAAGACTGAAG GTGACTTGAAGATGTTTTGGACACAGTTGGGAGGTAGAAGAGTGGATGTCATATTTGAGCAAGTGCAAAATGTGCTGCTGTTACTGAAGCAAAAGATCAAGAACGGAACTGCCACAAACCAAG AATGCTGGCAGGCTTGGATGCTGGTGAATGAAGCTAATTTAGGTGATCTCTTATCTTTGACAAATG GAAGTGATGTGTTTGATAGAGATGGTGTACGGGAAACCAAACCCAAATTGCAGTGTCTTACAGATGACAACACTGCAGACTCCGTAGAAGGTTCTCACAG aaaaaaagaggagatggAAAAAACAGGTTCAGGGAGTAAAGAAGCATCTGGTAAAATTCAAGATTTACCCTTAAACCTGCAGTATAAGAAGCACAAGTGCTCTAGTGCTTGTCTTGCCAACAGATCAGCGGGCTCCTTCAAGGGTGAAAATCCTCTTAAGATACCAATCCTGTTTCACTTTCAAAGGCGCCATGCAAAAGCGGACTGCCTTTCGAAATCACTGGATGTGAATTATAAAGCTCCTTGCGGTCGAAGTCTGAGAAGCTTTCAAGATGTgcaaaattatttgtttgaaaCGGAGTGCAACTTCTTATTTGTTGATCACTTCTCCTTCAACACATACGTACTGTTGGGCAGGAACACTGTAAATCCCGAACCCCTTGTGTTCGATTTTGATATTAGCAATGGAGCCGAGTCTGTGCCTGTTTCTTTCTGTAACGATCTTGACCGCGCAAGATTACCTTATTTCAAATATCGGAGGGCATCGTGGCCACGTGCTTATTATCTCAACAATTTCTCCAGCATGTTTGTTGATTCATGTGACTGCACAGATGGCTGCATTGATAG GTCAAAATGTGCATGCCTACAGCTAACTGCAAGAGGCTGTAGTAAAATTTCTCTGTCTCCACGTAGTAAAACATGCCATGGATACAGTTACAAAAGACTGGAGGGACCTGTTCCTAGTGG GTGTGACAAGATGATGTGTCAGAATAGAGTTGTACAGCATGGCATTCAAGTCAGGTTGCAAGTGttcaacacagaaaagaaaggctgGGGTGTCCGCTGCCTAGACGATATCGACAAGGGGACGTTTGTTTGCACTTACTCAG gcagATTAATGAGCAGAGCTGAAGTTCAAGTATTGGGGGATGCTGGTCAAGGGCTGAAAGAGAAGAGTGCTGTGAATGACAGAGGCAatggctttttttccaaaaaaagaaaacttgacacTGATTGTTCAGACTCCGTAATTGAACTAGTACAGACTGACAAAACTGACATTCTTGAGAAGCAGCAGTCTTTGTCTCAGACTGTggataatgaaaataaattaaccCC AGTTCGTGCAAAGAATTCAAGTATTGCAACCGCGAGGAGACCTGGAACTAGAATAGCTGTTTTTCATAATGACCAGCTAAAAATG GAAATTGATACACTGGTGCGCGCTGCCAGCTCAGATGAAGATAATAGTTCTCAGATTCATCagtcaagcaaaacaaaactaaccagtggaacaaagaaaggaaaagaaa AATCCACTCATCAGCAGAAGGAGGAACATCCGATGGAAATTAGACGGACTGAGCCTGCTGACGTGGACAGTgcagaatgcaaaaaaaagagTCTGTCTCTGCAGGGTGTTGATTGTGGCAAGTCAGGTGTGCCGCGTGACACGTGTGTTGTGGGGCCATCCAAAAACATAGCCCTAAAAGCTGACTGCAAAGAGGAGAATCACAGGCAGTCAAAACAAGATGCATTTTGTGAGGAGGCTGATGGTGACAGGACGCTTCTGAAGAATGCtgatgaagaaaatatttatgtacTGGATGCcacaaaagaaggaaatgtggGTCGTTTTCTTAAC CACAGCTGCTGCCCAAATCTCTTTGCACAAAGCGTGTTTGTAGAGACTCACAACAGAAGTTTCCCATGGGTGGCATTCTTCACAAACAG GCATGTGAAAGCTGGAACTGAACTCACGTGGGATTATGGTTATGAAGCTGGAAGCATGCCAGAGACAGAGATTTCCTGTCAGTGTGGAGTTCCgaagtgcaggaaaaaaaccttatAG